Proteins encoded by one window of Xiphias gladius isolate SHS-SW01 ecotype Sanya breed wild chromosome 15, ASM1685928v1, whole genome shotgun sequence:
- the tmc8 gene encoding transmembrane channel-like protein 7 isoform X4 yields MEEHNTFNFVRLLSDESTESSLSLDSCEYYQTEIFDQLPSIQACRPEQKRQGVLDVCEVLQGGPGAGERLSNGHLSRGPRDTASMQPLRNLAMCIQAKRDARERRKMQINNIGFWEPWRRSHSVNRRRVLAQMGGALSSLLPWQHTLHAIESRFGVGVKAYFVFLRYLIHLNLLYCVLIWGFILGPTTFYGRSNSSEPLTFGGKDSVLDFFQGSGYLDRSPVFFGFYTRGSLNFPCLNTPLLYFAGILTIFFLSLIMVVRRTTVGYKHSWMLGKRYSVNVSFKIFCGWDFTIQDPAAATHKHSFIRNDLKLFLEEQSFSLHEAQRTLGQRVRLYFIRFILNMIVLSLLGGAFYLISSATKISMEVSGYHWLVNLFLQYLPPITITFVNLLIPHVFRKISSFEDYSFTMQVNATLVRSIFLKLASLGIYLYFVYTTPEHVQRQCSENQFGREMYKLCIFNFLATFCDAFLLNYPRKLVQEKYPTSLLARLLGKQRFLIPFNVLDLVYSQTVSWVGIYYCPLLPFIGTVTLVATFYIKKFTVLRCCVAEHRLFRASSSSVLFHFMLLLGLLMAATTVGANVYQQKVTPGNMSSCGPFGNGETVFNVTEMCVDSLPGLARSTLHYLASEAFALPLILAEIIILTSYVSRGRANQKAIERLKDMLVVSSSDKRFLVKQHTTLLRRQKHSCRVRSAAAGEDAHLGHWKDAPTTHINLKTST; encoded by the exons ATGAGAGCACTGAGTCCAGTCTATCGCTGGACTCCTGCGAGTACTATCAGACAGAGATATTTGACCAGCTGCCCAGCATCCAGGCCTGCCGGCCCGAGCAGAAGAGACAGGGTGTATTGGACGTCTGTGAGGTCCTCCAGGGCGGCCCAGGCGCGGGGGAGAGGCTCAGCAATGGCCACCTGTCCAGAGGACCCAGAGACACGGCGTCTATGCAACCACTCAGAAACCTGGCAATGTGTATTCAGGCCAAGCGAGATGCCAG agaaaggaggaagatgCAAATCAACAATATTGGTTTTTGGGAGCCCTGGAGGCGGAGCCACAGCGTCAACAGGAGGAGGGTGCTGGCGCAGATGGGAGGAGCTCTATCAAgcctgttgccatggcagcacACTCTCCACGCCATTGAAA GCAGGTTCGGAGTAGGCGTGAAGGcctattttgttttcctcagatACCTGATTCACTTGAACCTACTGTATTGTGTTCTTATCTGGGGTTTCATTCTGGGGCCTACGACATTTTATGGCAGGAGCAACAGCAGTG AACCTTTGACATTTGGAGGCAAAGACTCAGTTTTAGATTTCTTCCAGGGATCG gGCTATCTGGATCGTTCTCCGGTCTTCTTTGGCTTTTATACACGTGGTTCCCTGAATTTTCCATGCTTGAATACTCCTCTGCTGTACTTCGCTGGAATCCTCACCATCTTCTTCCTCAGTCTCATCATGGTGGTCCGCAG AACGACAGTTGGCTACAAGCACTCCTGGATGCTCGGGAAGCGTTacagtgtgaatgtgagctTTAAGATCTTCTGTGGCTGGGACTTCACCATCCAGGACCCCGCTGCAGCGACTCACAAACACAGCTTCATCAGGAACGATCTCAAG CTGTTCCTGGAGGAGCAGAGTTTCTCCCTGCATGAGGCCCAGAGGACACTTGGACAGCGGGTGCGTCTCTACTTCATTAGGTTCATCCTCAATATGATTGTTCTGTCTCTGCTGGGTGGAGCCTTCTACCTCATCTCCTCTGCCACAAAAATATCCATGGAAGTG AGTGGGTACCACTGGTTGGTCAATCTGTTCCTCCAGTATCTTCCTCCCATCACCATCACCTTTGTCAACCTGTTAATCCCTCACGTCTTCCGTAAGATTTCGTCTTTTGAAGACTACTCTTTCACCATGCAGGTGAATGCCACGCTTGTGAG GAGTATCTTCTTGAAGCTGGCCTCACTGGGGATCTACTTGTATTTCGTTTACACAACACCCGAACATGTCCAA CGTCAGTGCAGTGAAAACCAGTTTGGCAGAGAGATGTACAAGCTGTGTATCTTCAACTTCCTTGCCACTTTCTGCGACGCATTTCTTTTGAACTACCCCAGGAA GTTGGTGCAGGAGAAGTACCCTACATCCTTGCTGGCCCGGTTGTTGGGAAAACAGCGTTTCCTGATCCCTTTCAATGTGTTGGATCTGGTGTACAGTCAGACAGTGTCCTGGGTGGGAATCTACTACTGCCCCCTGCTGCCCTTTATAGGAACTGTCACACTGGTGGCCACTTTCTACATCAAAAAG TTCACGGTCCTGCGGTGCTGTGTTGCAGAGCACCGACTCTTTCGAGCCTCCAGCTCTTCAGTTTTATTCCACTTCATGTTGCTGCTCGGTCTCCTCATGGCTGCAACCACAGTGGGCGCCAATGTCTACCAGCAAAAAGTCACGCCGGGCAATAT GTCCTCGTGTGGTCCATTTGGAAATGGAGAAACGGTATTTAATgtgacagaaatgtgtgtggACAGTCTACCCGGCCTGGCACGGAGCACTCTCCACTACCTGGCCTCTGAGGCCTTCGCCCTGCCGCTCATACTAGCTGAAAT CATAATCTTAACGTCATATGTGTCACGGGGACGAGCCAATCAGAAGGCCATTGAGAGACTGAAAGACATGCTGGTTGTG AGTAGTTCAGATAAGCGTTTCCTGGTGAAACAGCATACCACGTTGCTCAGACGCCAGAAGCACAGCTGCAGAGTGCGGTCTGCAGCCGCTGGAGAGGACGCTCACCTCGGTCACTGGAAAGACGCCCCCACCACACATATAAACTTAAAGACTTCCACGTAG
- the tmc8 gene encoding transmembrane channel-like protein 7 isoform X2, producing MERNNRSSPRKKDESTESSLSLDSCEYYQTEIFDQLPSIQACRPEQKRQGVLDVCEVLQGGPGAGERLSNGHLSRGPRDTASMQPLRNLAMCIQAKRDARERRKMQINNIGFWEPWRRSHSVNRRRVLAQMGGALSSLLPWQHTLHAIESRFGVGVKAYFVFLRYLIHLNLLYCVLIWGFILGPTTFYGRSNSSEPLTFGGKDSVLDFFQGSGYLDRSPVFFGFYTRGSLNFPCLNTPLLYFAGILTIFFLSLIMVVRRTTVGYKHSWMLGKRYSVNVSFKIFCGWDFTIQDPAAATHKHSFIRNDLKLFLEEQSFSLHEAQRTLGQRVRLYFIRFILNMIVLSLLGGAFYLISSATKISMEVSGYHWLVNLFLQYLPPITITFVNLLIPHVFRKISSFEDYSFTMQVNATLVRSIFLKLASLGIYLYFVYTTPEHVQRQCSENQFGREMYKLCIFNFLATFCDAFLLNYPRKLVQEKYPTSLLARLLGKQRFLIPFNVLDLVYSQTVSWVGIYYCPLLPFIGTVTLVATFYIKKFTVLRCCVAEHRLFRASSSSVLFHFMLLLGLLMAATTVGANVYQQKVTPGNMYMYSLYCNSVISQFDTPNLLFIFNTPCLFLKLFLHISPIRSTCFLSRSSCGPFGNGETVFNVTEMCVDSLPGLARSTLHYLASEAFALPLILAEIIILTSYVSRGRANQKAIERLKDMLVVSSSDKRFLVKQHTTLLRRQKHSCRVRSAAAGEDAHLGHWKDAPTTHINLKTST from the exons ATGAGAGCACTGAGTCCAGTCTATCGCTGGACTCCTGCGAGTACTATCAGACAGAGATATTTGACCAGCTGCCCAGCATCCAGGCCTGCCGGCCCGAGCAGAAGAGACAGGGTGTATTGGACGTCTGTGAGGTCCTCCAGGGCGGCCCAGGCGCGGGGGAGAGGCTCAGCAATGGCCACCTGTCCAGAGGACCCAGAGACACGGCGTCTATGCAACCACTCAGAAACCTGGCAATGTGTATTCAGGCCAAGCGAGATGCCAG agaaaggaggaagatgCAAATCAACAATATTGGTTTTTGGGAGCCCTGGAGGCGGAGCCACAGCGTCAACAGGAGGAGGGTGCTGGCGCAGATGGGAGGAGCTCTATCAAgcctgttgccatggcagcacACTCTCCACGCCATTGAAA GCAGGTTCGGAGTAGGCGTGAAGGcctattttgttttcctcagatACCTGATTCACTTGAACCTACTGTATTGTGTTCTTATCTGGGGTTTCATTCTGGGGCCTACGACATTTTATGGCAGGAGCAACAGCAGTG AACCTTTGACATTTGGAGGCAAAGACTCAGTTTTAGATTTCTTCCAGGGATCG gGCTATCTGGATCGTTCTCCGGTCTTCTTTGGCTTTTATACACGTGGTTCCCTGAATTTTCCATGCTTGAATACTCCTCTGCTGTACTTCGCTGGAATCCTCACCATCTTCTTCCTCAGTCTCATCATGGTGGTCCGCAG AACGACAGTTGGCTACAAGCACTCCTGGATGCTCGGGAAGCGTTacagtgtgaatgtgagctTTAAGATCTTCTGTGGCTGGGACTTCACCATCCAGGACCCCGCTGCAGCGACTCACAAACACAGCTTCATCAGGAACGATCTCAAG CTGTTCCTGGAGGAGCAGAGTTTCTCCCTGCATGAGGCCCAGAGGACACTTGGACAGCGGGTGCGTCTCTACTTCATTAGGTTCATCCTCAATATGATTGTTCTGTCTCTGCTGGGTGGAGCCTTCTACCTCATCTCCTCTGCCACAAAAATATCCATGGAAGTG AGTGGGTACCACTGGTTGGTCAATCTGTTCCTCCAGTATCTTCCTCCCATCACCATCACCTTTGTCAACCTGTTAATCCCTCACGTCTTCCGTAAGATTTCGTCTTTTGAAGACTACTCTTTCACCATGCAGGTGAATGCCACGCTTGTGAG GAGTATCTTCTTGAAGCTGGCCTCACTGGGGATCTACTTGTATTTCGTTTACACAACACCCGAACATGTCCAA CGTCAGTGCAGTGAAAACCAGTTTGGCAGAGAGATGTACAAGCTGTGTATCTTCAACTTCCTTGCCACTTTCTGCGACGCATTTCTTTTGAACTACCCCAGGAA GTTGGTGCAGGAGAAGTACCCTACATCCTTGCTGGCCCGGTTGTTGGGAAAACAGCGTTTCCTGATCCCTTTCAATGTGTTGGATCTGGTGTACAGTCAGACAGTGTCCTGGGTGGGAATCTACTACTGCCCCCTGCTGCCCTTTATAGGAACTGTCACACTGGTGGCCACTTTCTACATCAAAAAG TTCACGGTCCTGCGGTGCTGTGTTGCAGAGCACCGACTCTTTCGAGCCTCCAGCTCTTCAGTTTTATTCCACTTCATGTTGCTGCTCGGTCTCCTCATGGCTGCAACCACAGTGGGCGCCAATGTCTACCAGCAAAAAGTCACGCCGGGCAATATGTATATGTACTCGCTCTACTGTAACTCCGTTATTTCGCAGTTTGACACTCCAAACCTGTTGTTCATTTTCAATACACCCTGTTTGTTTCTTAagttatttttgcacatttctcCAATTCGTTCTACCTGTTTCCTTTCCAGGTCCTCGTGTGGTCCATTTGGAAATGGAGAAACGGTATTTAATgtgacagaaatgtgtgtggACAGTCTACCCGGCCTGGCACGGAGCACTCTCCACTACCTGGCCTCTGAGGCCTTCGCCCTGCCGCTCATACTAGCTGAAAT CATAATCTTAACGTCATATGTGTCACGGGGACGAGCCAATCAGAAGGCCATTGAGAGACTGAAAGACATGCTGGTTGTG AGTAGTTCAGATAAGCGTTTCCTGGTGAAACAGCATACCACGTTGCTCAGACGCCAGAAGCACAGCTGCAGAGTGCGGTCTGCAGCCGCTGGAGAGGACGCTCACCTCGGTCACTGGAAAGACGCCCCCACCACACATATAAACTTAAAGACTTCCACGTAG
- the tmc8 gene encoding transmembrane channel-like protein 7 isoform X1, whose protein sequence is MEEHNTFNFVRLLSDESTESSLSLDSCEYYQTEIFDQLPSIQACRPEQKRQGVLDVCEVLQGGPGAGERLSNGHLSRGPRDTASMQPLRNLAMCIQAKRDARERRKMQINNIGFWEPWRRSHSVNRRRVLAQMGGALSSLLPWQHTLHAIESRFGVGVKAYFVFLRYLIHLNLLYCVLIWGFILGPTTFYGRSNSSEPLTFGGKDSVLDFFQGSGYLDRSPVFFGFYTRGSLNFPCLNTPLLYFAGILTIFFLSLIMVVRRTTVGYKHSWMLGKRYSVNVSFKIFCGWDFTIQDPAAATHKHSFIRNDLKLFLEEQSFSLHEAQRTLGQRVRLYFIRFILNMIVLSLLGGAFYLISSATKISMEVSGYHWLVNLFLQYLPPITITFVNLLIPHVFRKISSFEDYSFTMQVNATLVRSIFLKLASLGIYLYFVYTTPEHVQRQCSENQFGREMYKLCIFNFLATFCDAFLLNYPRKLVQEKYPTSLLARLLGKQRFLIPFNVLDLVYSQTVSWVGIYYCPLLPFIGTVTLVATFYIKKFTVLRCCVAEHRLFRASSSSVLFHFMLLLGLLMAATTVGANVYQQKVTPGNMYMYSLYCNSVISQFDTPNLLFIFNTPCLFLKLFLHISPIRSTCFLSRSSCGPFGNGETVFNVTEMCVDSLPGLARSTLHYLASEAFALPLILAEIIILTSYVSRGRANQKAIERLKDMLVVSSSDKRFLVKQHTTLLRRQKHSCRVRSAAAGEDAHLGHWKDAPTTHINLKTST, encoded by the exons ATGAGAGCACTGAGTCCAGTCTATCGCTGGACTCCTGCGAGTACTATCAGACAGAGATATTTGACCAGCTGCCCAGCATCCAGGCCTGCCGGCCCGAGCAGAAGAGACAGGGTGTATTGGACGTCTGTGAGGTCCTCCAGGGCGGCCCAGGCGCGGGGGAGAGGCTCAGCAATGGCCACCTGTCCAGAGGACCCAGAGACACGGCGTCTATGCAACCACTCAGAAACCTGGCAATGTGTATTCAGGCCAAGCGAGATGCCAG agaaaggaggaagatgCAAATCAACAATATTGGTTTTTGGGAGCCCTGGAGGCGGAGCCACAGCGTCAACAGGAGGAGGGTGCTGGCGCAGATGGGAGGAGCTCTATCAAgcctgttgccatggcagcacACTCTCCACGCCATTGAAA GCAGGTTCGGAGTAGGCGTGAAGGcctattttgttttcctcagatACCTGATTCACTTGAACCTACTGTATTGTGTTCTTATCTGGGGTTTCATTCTGGGGCCTACGACATTTTATGGCAGGAGCAACAGCAGTG AACCTTTGACATTTGGAGGCAAAGACTCAGTTTTAGATTTCTTCCAGGGATCG gGCTATCTGGATCGTTCTCCGGTCTTCTTTGGCTTTTATACACGTGGTTCCCTGAATTTTCCATGCTTGAATACTCCTCTGCTGTACTTCGCTGGAATCCTCACCATCTTCTTCCTCAGTCTCATCATGGTGGTCCGCAG AACGACAGTTGGCTACAAGCACTCCTGGATGCTCGGGAAGCGTTacagtgtgaatgtgagctTTAAGATCTTCTGTGGCTGGGACTTCACCATCCAGGACCCCGCTGCAGCGACTCACAAACACAGCTTCATCAGGAACGATCTCAAG CTGTTCCTGGAGGAGCAGAGTTTCTCCCTGCATGAGGCCCAGAGGACACTTGGACAGCGGGTGCGTCTCTACTTCATTAGGTTCATCCTCAATATGATTGTTCTGTCTCTGCTGGGTGGAGCCTTCTACCTCATCTCCTCTGCCACAAAAATATCCATGGAAGTG AGTGGGTACCACTGGTTGGTCAATCTGTTCCTCCAGTATCTTCCTCCCATCACCATCACCTTTGTCAACCTGTTAATCCCTCACGTCTTCCGTAAGATTTCGTCTTTTGAAGACTACTCTTTCACCATGCAGGTGAATGCCACGCTTGTGAG GAGTATCTTCTTGAAGCTGGCCTCACTGGGGATCTACTTGTATTTCGTTTACACAACACCCGAACATGTCCAA CGTCAGTGCAGTGAAAACCAGTTTGGCAGAGAGATGTACAAGCTGTGTATCTTCAACTTCCTTGCCACTTTCTGCGACGCATTTCTTTTGAACTACCCCAGGAA GTTGGTGCAGGAGAAGTACCCTACATCCTTGCTGGCCCGGTTGTTGGGAAAACAGCGTTTCCTGATCCCTTTCAATGTGTTGGATCTGGTGTACAGTCAGACAGTGTCCTGGGTGGGAATCTACTACTGCCCCCTGCTGCCCTTTATAGGAACTGTCACACTGGTGGCCACTTTCTACATCAAAAAG TTCACGGTCCTGCGGTGCTGTGTTGCAGAGCACCGACTCTTTCGAGCCTCCAGCTCTTCAGTTTTATTCCACTTCATGTTGCTGCTCGGTCTCCTCATGGCTGCAACCACAGTGGGCGCCAATGTCTACCAGCAAAAAGTCACGCCGGGCAATATGTATATGTACTCGCTCTACTGTAACTCCGTTATTTCGCAGTTTGACACTCCAAACCTGTTGTTCATTTTCAATACACCCTGTTTGTTTCTTAagttatttttgcacatttctcCAATTCGTTCTACCTGTTTCCTTTCCAGGTCCTCGTGTGGTCCATTTGGAAATGGAGAAACGGTATTTAATgtgacagaaatgtgtgtggACAGTCTACCCGGCCTGGCACGGAGCACTCTCCACTACCTGGCCTCTGAGGCCTTCGCCCTGCCGCTCATACTAGCTGAAAT CATAATCTTAACGTCATATGTGTCACGGGGACGAGCCAATCAGAAGGCCATTGAGAGACTGAAAGACATGCTGGTTGTG AGTAGTTCAGATAAGCGTTTCCTGGTGAAACAGCATACCACGTTGCTCAGACGCCAGAAGCACAGCTGCAGAGTGCGGTCTGCAGCCGCTGGAGAGGACGCTCACCTCGGTCACTGGAAAGACGCCCCCACCACACATATAAACTTAAAGACTTCCACGTAG
- the tmc8 gene encoding transmembrane channel-like protein 7 isoform X3 — translation MEEHNTFNFVRLLSDESTESSLSLDSCEYYQTEIFDQLPSIQACRPEQKRQGVLDVCEVLQGGPGAGERLSNGHLSRGPRDTASMQPLRNLAMCIQAKRDARERRKMQINNIGFWEPWRRSHSVNRRRVLAQMGGALSSLLPWQHTLHAIESRFGVGVKAYFVFLRYLIHLNLLYCVLIWGFILGPTTFYGRSNSSEPLTFGGKDSVLDFFQGSGYLDRSPVFFGFYTRGSLNFPCLNTPLLYFAGILTIFFLSLIMVVRRTTVGYKHSWMLGKRYSVNVSFKIFCGWDFTIQDPAAATHKHSFIRNDLKLFLEEQSFSLHEAQRTLGQRVRLYFIRFILNMIVLSLLGGAFYLISSATKISMEVSGYHWLVNLFLQYLPPITITFVNLLIPHVFRKISSFEDYSFTMQVNATLVRSIFLKLASLGIYLYFVYTTPEHVQRQCSENQFGREMYKLCIFNFLATFCDAFLLNYPRKLVQEKYPTSLLARLLGKQRFLIPFNVLDLVYSQTVSWVGIYYCPLLPFIGTVTLVATFYIKKFTVLRCCVAEHRLFRASSSSVLFHFMLLLGLLMAATTVGANVYQQKVTPGNMYMSSCGPFGNGETVFNVTEMCVDSLPGLARSTLHYLASEAFALPLILAEIIILTSYVSRGRANQKAIERLKDMLVVSSSDKRFLVKQHTTLLRRQKHSCRVRSAAAGEDAHLGHWKDAPTTHINLKTST, via the exons ATGAGAGCACTGAGTCCAGTCTATCGCTGGACTCCTGCGAGTACTATCAGACAGAGATATTTGACCAGCTGCCCAGCATCCAGGCCTGCCGGCCCGAGCAGAAGAGACAGGGTGTATTGGACGTCTGTGAGGTCCTCCAGGGCGGCCCAGGCGCGGGGGAGAGGCTCAGCAATGGCCACCTGTCCAGAGGACCCAGAGACACGGCGTCTATGCAACCACTCAGAAACCTGGCAATGTGTATTCAGGCCAAGCGAGATGCCAG agaaaggaggaagatgCAAATCAACAATATTGGTTTTTGGGAGCCCTGGAGGCGGAGCCACAGCGTCAACAGGAGGAGGGTGCTGGCGCAGATGGGAGGAGCTCTATCAAgcctgttgccatggcagcacACTCTCCACGCCATTGAAA GCAGGTTCGGAGTAGGCGTGAAGGcctattttgttttcctcagatACCTGATTCACTTGAACCTACTGTATTGTGTTCTTATCTGGGGTTTCATTCTGGGGCCTACGACATTTTATGGCAGGAGCAACAGCAGTG AACCTTTGACATTTGGAGGCAAAGACTCAGTTTTAGATTTCTTCCAGGGATCG gGCTATCTGGATCGTTCTCCGGTCTTCTTTGGCTTTTATACACGTGGTTCCCTGAATTTTCCATGCTTGAATACTCCTCTGCTGTACTTCGCTGGAATCCTCACCATCTTCTTCCTCAGTCTCATCATGGTGGTCCGCAG AACGACAGTTGGCTACAAGCACTCCTGGATGCTCGGGAAGCGTTacagtgtgaatgtgagctTTAAGATCTTCTGTGGCTGGGACTTCACCATCCAGGACCCCGCTGCAGCGACTCACAAACACAGCTTCATCAGGAACGATCTCAAG CTGTTCCTGGAGGAGCAGAGTTTCTCCCTGCATGAGGCCCAGAGGACACTTGGACAGCGGGTGCGTCTCTACTTCATTAGGTTCATCCTCAATATGATTGTTCTGTCTCTGCTGGGTGGAGCCTTCTACCTCATCTCCTCTGCCACAAAAATATCCATGGAAGTG AGTGGGTACCACTGGTTGGTCAATCTGTTCCTCCAGTATCTTCCTCCCATCACCATCACCTTTGTCAACCTGTTAATCCCTCACGTCTTCCGTAAGATTTCGTCTTTTGAAGACTACTCTTTCACCATGCAGGTGAATGCCACGCTTGTGAG GAGTATCTTCTTGAAGCTGGCCTCACTGGGGATCTACTTGTATTTCGTTTACACAACACCCGAACATGTCCAA CGTCAGTGCAGTGAAAACCAGTTTGGCAGAGAGATGTACAAGCTGTGTATCTTCAACTTCCTTGCCACTTTCTGCGACGCATTTCTTTTGAACTACCCCAGGAA GTTGGTGCAGGAGAAGTACCCTACATCCTTGCTGGCCCGGTTGTTGGGAAAACAGCGTTTCCTGATCCCTTTCAATGTGTTGGATCTGGTGTACAGTCAGACAGTGTCCTGGGTGGGAATCTACTACTGCCCCCTGCTGCCCTTTATAGGAACTGTCACACTGGTGGCCACTTTCTACATCAAAAAG TTCACGGTCCTGCGGTGCTGTGTTGCAGAGCACCGACTCTTTCGAGCCTCCAGCTCTTCAGTTTTATTCCACTTCATGTTGCTGCTCGGTCTCCTCATGGCTGCAACCACAGTGGGCGCCAATGTCTACCAGCAAAAAGTCACGCCGGGCAATATGTATAT GTCCTCGTGTGGTCCATTTGGAAATGGAGAAACGGTATTTAATgtgacagaaatgtgtgtggACAGTCTACCCGGCCTGGCACGGAGCACTCTCCACTACCTGGCCTCTGAGGCCTTCGCCCTGCCGCTCATACTAGCTGAAAT CATAATCTTAACGTCATATGTGTCACGGGGACGAGCCAATCAGAAGGCCATTGAGAGACTGAAAGACATGCTGGTTGTG AGTAGTTCAGATAAGCGTTTCCTGGTGAAACAGCATACCACGTTGCTCAGACGCCAGAAGCACAGCTGCAGAGTGCGGTCTGCAGCCGCTGGAGAGGACGCTCACCTCGGTCACTGGAAAGACGCCCCCACCACACATATAAACTTAAAGACTTCCACGTAG